One window of Sinorhizobium numidicum genomic DNA carries:
- a CDS encoding L,D-transpeptidase family protein codes for MKIIRSAAIVALMGGCAIATMDVRPASAITLMDFIRGGKKRTSREQVQPSQPLPGVQTMMPQRIDEGMAKPPRVTGPRYYTYKAEPLRRIATDRLLDPVVTGSVQNGALPPMLRTPLSGARQFLPEIDVRAQADVAKAVENYYGARMDFLWIEGSGIKARAKSALAVLSDAAKVGLDPVDYAVDVPSDTFDHGDMIARQKELMRFEIAMSVAALTYVQDTVRGRIDPNKISGYHDFKRKSVDLSGFLEKIAGSGNVAALIESQDPKSPQFAALKQELERLRAQTDAAARVEIASGTLLKPGESNPELANVIAGIKLKASEALKTEHAVVLASYQGTPDYTPELVSVVEAFQKERGLKADGVVGQASIRVLTGGDSTADKINKVEIAMEQARWLPDGLGSRYVFINQPAFTASYTDQGTEQFSMRVVVGSKANQTYFFQDEIQTVEVNPYWGVPQSIIVNEMLPKLRHDPGYLDRMGYQVEVGGRAVPSSAVNWYGSTASVAVRQPPSSDNALGELKILFPNAHAIYMHDTPSKSFFKRDQRALSHGCVRLAEPRRMAAAVLGVSVDNVGKEIAGGRNKALQVPQKVPVYVSYFTAWPNKDGSVEYFNDVYERDMYMQRAFEATRSARRAEG; via the coding sequence ATGAAAATTATCAGATCGGCAGCGATTGTGGCGCTCATGGGTGGGTGCGCGATTGCAACCATGGATGTACGGCCGGCGTCGGCGATCACCCTGATGGACTTCATCCGCGGCGGCAAGAAGCGCACCTCGCGGGAACAGGTCCAGCCTTCGCAGCCTTTGCCGGGCGTCCAGACGATGATGCCGCAGCGGATTGACGAGGGCATGGCGAAGCCGCCACGCGTGACCGGACCACGCTATTACACCTACAAGGCGGAACCGCTGCGCCGCATCGCGACCGACCGCTTGCTGGATCCCGTGGTTACGGGTTCGGTGCAGAACGGCGCTCTTCCGCCCATGCTGCGCACGCCGCTTTCGGGTGCGCGCCAGTTTCTGCCGGAAATCGATGTGCGCGCCCAAGCCGATGTCGCAAAGGCCGTTGAGAACTACTACGGAGCGCGGATGGATTTCCTCTGGATCGAAGGCAGCGGCATAAAGGCCCGCGCCAAATCGGCGCTCGCTGTGCTTTCGGACGCCGCCAAGGTCGGGCTCGACCCGGTCGACTATGCCGTCGATGTTCCATCCGACACCTTCGATCACGGCGACATGATCGCTCGCCAGAAGGAATTGATGCGCTTCGAGATTGCGATGTCGGTAGCGGCGCTCACCTACGTTCAGGATACTGTTCGCGGCCGCATCGATCCGAACAAGATCTCCGGCTATCACGATTTCAAACGCAAGAGCGTCGATCTTTCCGGCTTCCTGGAGAAGATCGCCGGAAGCGGTAACGTTGCCGCGCTCATTGAAAGTCAAGATCCGAAAAGCCCGCAGTTTGCAGCGCTGAAGCAGGAGCTCGAACGCTTGCGCGCGCAAACCGATGCGGCCGCGCGCGTGGAAATCGCTTCGGGGACGCTGCTGAAGCCCGGCGAGAGCAACCCGGAACTCGCCAATGTCATCGCCGGCATCAAACTCAAGGCATCGGAAGCGCTGAAGACCGAACATGCGGTCGTACTCGCCAGCTACCAGGGGACGCCAGATTACACGCCGGAGCTGGTTTCGGTGGTGGAGGCCTTTCAGAAGGAGCGCGGCTTGAAAGCCGACGGCGTCGTGGGCCAAGCCTCGATCCGCGTGCTGACCGGGGGCGACAGCACCGCCGACAAGATCAACAAGGTCGAGATCGCGATGGAGCAAGCGCGCTGGCTACCGGACGGTCTCGGCAGCCGCTATGTGTTCATCAACCAGCCGGCTTTCACGGCATCCTATACCGATCAGGGCACGGAGCAGTTCTCCATGCGCGTGGTGGTCGGCTCGAAGGCAAACCAGACCTATTTCTTCCAGGATGAGATCCAGACGGTCGAGGTCAATCCCTATTGGGGCGTGCCGCAGTCGATCATCGTCAACGAAATGCTGCCGAAGCTGCGCCACGATCCCGGCTATCTCGACCGCATGGGATATCAGGTGGAAGTCGGCGGCCGTGCGGTCCCGTCGTCGGCGGTGAACTGGTACGGCTCGACGGCTTCCGTCGCTGTGCGCCAGCCGCCGAGCAGCGACAACGCGCTTGGCGAGCTCAAGATCCTCTTCCCGAACGCCCATGCGATCTACATGCACGACACGCCCTCGAAGAGCTTCTTCAAGCGTGACCAGCGGGCGCTGAGCCACGGCTGCGTGCGCCTTGCCGAGCCACGCCGAATGGCAGCGGCGGTTCTCGGCGTCAGCGTCGACAACGTCGGCAAGGAGATCGCCGGCGGGCGCAACAAGGCGTTGCAGGTGCCGCAGAAAGTGCCGGTCTATGTTTCCTATTTCACCGCATGGCCGAACAAGGACGGCAGCGTCGAATATTTCAACGATGTCTACGAGCGCGACATGTACATGCAGCGCGCATTCGAAGCGACGCGCAGCGCTCGGCGTGCGGAAGGATAA
- a CDS encoding HAD family hydrolase: MSSPLVVFDLDGTLVDTAPDLVASLNHAVVQAGVEPVTYGDLTHLVGHGARAMIERTFALRGKTISEEQLAWQMKEFVDFYHGSMPGGSMPYPGLVAALDRLQDAGLKLAVCTNKPEMLAMRLLERLGLLGRFAAVSGGDTFAVRKPHAEHLLSTVATAGGSAGRSVMVGDSLNDILVARNASVPSIAVPFGYSDVPIESLSPDRIIQHFDELTPHLVETVLGRKTK, encoded by the coding sequence GTGTCTTCGCCCCTTGTCGTCTTTGATCTCGACGGTACGCTCGTCGATACCGCGCCCGATCTCGTTGCCAGCCTCAACCACGCGGTCGTTCAGGCAGGTGTCGAACCGGTTACCTATGGCGATCTCACGCATCTGGTCGGGCACGGCGCGCGCGCCATGATCGAGCGAACATTCGCGCTGCGCGGCAAGACGATCAGCGAGGAGCAACTGGCGTGGCAAATGAAGGAGTTCGTGGATTTCTACCACGGCTCGATGCCCGGCGGTTCCATGCCCTACCCGGGACTCGTCGCAGCGCTTGACCGGCTGCAAGATGCCGGCCTGAAACTCGCTGTCTGTACCAACAAGCCGGAAATGCTGGCGATGCGCCTTCTCGAGCGGCTGGGCCTTCTCGGCCGTTTTGCCGCCGTCTCTGGCGGCGACACTTTCGCCGTCAGAAAGCCGCATGCCGAACATCTGCTCTCGACCGTTGCCACAGCCGGTGGCAGCGCCGGGCGCTCAGTAATGGTCGGAGACAGCCTCAATGACATCCTAGTCGCGCGCAATGCCTCCGTTCCGTCGATCGCAGTGCCATTCGGCTATTCCGACGTGCCGATCGAGAGTCTTTCGCCCGATCGGATCATCCAGCATTTCGATGAGCTGACACCGCACCTGGTCGAGACGGTTCTCGGCCGCAAGACGAAATGA
- a CDS encoding GGDEF domain-containing protein has translation MQTATSNRTPVPDVAAQVAHAMRMMGVAPIPRNYELYYEAYLGSNPQLSKELAALGSRATQEELDAIGARYFSHIHYPTGIERAHNTLAAKLTELVSLLKDEQYALDNYNRVLDEAFHKMTSKSAASADILRHAIDILTEATADTMSQGKERVQSVVQKSFEMEVIRQELDEYKRIANTDSLTRLGNRRAFDENLAAVYNSEHLRNFTGLLVADIDHFKKVNDSFGHPVGDKILATVSNVIRANLRRDAFVARTGGEEFAVILGGSSQEECLQAADRIRTVLAGTPFKNSKTGINYGPITLSVGVCMATAADDPFDLYNKADIALYSAKNAGRNRTVLFEDGMRKDSGRNWLIYRR, from the coding sequence ATGCAAACAGCAACCTCGAACAGGACGCCCGTGCCCGATGTCGCCGCGCAGGTCGCGCACGCCATGCGGATGATGGGCGTCGCGCCGATACCGCGCAATTACGAACTGTATTACGAGGCCTATCTAGGCTCGAACCCGCAACTGTCGAAGGAGCTTGCCGCGCTCGGCAGCCGTGCGACGCAGGAAGAACTCGACGCGATCGGCGCACGATATTTCAGCCACATTCACTACCCGACCGGCATCGAACGCGCGCATAACACTCTCGCGGCCAAGCTGACCGAGCTCGTCAGCCTTTTGAAGGACGAGCAATATGCACTCGATAACTATAACAGGGTCCTCGACGAGGCATTTCATAAGATGACCAGCAAAAGCGCCGCAAGCGCCGATATTCTGCGTCATGCGATCGACATCCTGACGGAAGCCACCGCCGACACGATGAGCCAGGGCAAGGAGCGCGTTCAGTCCGTCGTTCAGAAATCCTTCGAGATGGAGGTGATCCGTCAGGAACTCGACGAATACAAACGCATCGCCAATACCGATTCGCTCACGCGTCTCGGAAATCGCCGCGCTTTCGACGAAAATCTCGCCGCCGTCTATAACAGCGAGCACCTGCGCAACTTCACCGGTCTGCTCGTCGCCGACATCGACCACTTCAAAAAGGTCAACGACAGTTTCGGCCATCCGGTTGGCGACAAGATTCTCGCCACCGTCAGCAACGTAATCCGCGCAAACCTCAGGCGCGACGCTTTCGTTGCGCGCACCGGTGGCGAGGAGTTTGCCGTGATCCTGGGCGGAAGCAGCCAGGAGGAATGCCTTCAGGCGGCTGATAGGATCCGCACCGTGCTCGCGGGCACGCCGTTCAAGAATTCCAAGACCGGGATCAACTATGGCCCGATCACCCTCTCCGTCGGCGTCTGCATGGCGACGGCGGCCGATGACCCTTTCGACCTTTACAACAAAGCGGACATCGC
- the fumC gene encoding class II fumarate hydratase: MTSTRTETDTFGPIEVASDRYWGAQAQRSLGNFKIGWEKQPLAIVRALGIVKQAAARANMALERLDPKVGDAIVKAAQEVIDGKLNEHFPLVVWQTGSGTQSNMNANEVISNRAIELLGGVMGSKKPVHPNDHVNMSQSSNDTYPTAMHIACAERVIHDLLPALKHLHKALDEKVKTFDHIIKIGRTHTQDATPLTLGQEFSGYAAQVSSSIKRIEMTLPGLCELAQGGTAVGTGLNAPVGFAEKVAEEIAAITGIAFTSAPNKFEALAAHDSMVFSHGAINATAAALFKIANDIRFLGSGPRSGLGELSLPENEPGSSIMPGKVNPTQCEALTQVCVQVFGNHAALTFAGSQGHFELNVYNPLMAYNFLQSVQLLADAAISFTDNCVVGIEAREDNIKAALDRSLMLVTALAPKIGYDNAAKIAKTAHKNGTTLREEAVGGGYVTNEEFDAVVRPETMIGPA; encoded by the coding sequence ATGACATCGACGCGCACGGAAACAGATACGTTCGGCCCCATTGAAGTGGCGAGCGACCGCTATTGGGGTGCCCAGGCCCAGCGCTCGCTTGGGAATTTCAAGATCGGCTGGGAAAAACAACCACTGGCAATCGTCCGGGCGCTCGGCATCGTCAAGCAGGCAGCTGCGCGCGCCAACATGGCCCTCGAGCGCCTCGATCCAAAGGTCGGCGACGCCATCGTCAAGGCGGCGCAGGAGGTGATCGACGGCAAGCTCAACGAACACTTCCCGCTCGTCGTCTGGCAGACGGGCTCCGGCACGCAGTCGAACATGAACGCCAACGAAGTCATTTCCAACCGGGCAATCGAACTGCTCGGCGGCGTCATGGGGTCCAAGAAGCCGGTACATCCGAACGATCACGTCAACATGAGCCAGTCGTCGAACGACACCTATCCGACGGCCATGCACATCGCCTGCGCGGAACGCGTGATCCATGATCTGCTGCCGGCGCTCAAGCACCTGCACAAGGCGCTTGATGAGAAGGTCAAGACCTTCGACCACATCATCAAGATCGGCCGCACGCATACGCAGGACGCGACGCCGCTGACGCTTGGCCAGGAATTTTCCGGCTACGCGGCGCAGGTTTCCTCCTCGATCAAGCGGATAGAGATGACCCTGCCCGGCCTCTGCGAACTCGCTCAGGGCGGGACCGCCGTCGGCACCGGCCTCAACGCCCCGGTCGGCTTTGCGGAAAAGGTCGCTGAGGAAATCGCTGCGATCACCGGCATCGCCTTCACCTCCGCCCCGAACAAGTTCGAAGCGCTGGCGGCGCACGACTCCATGGTGTTCAGCCACGGTGCGATCAATGCCACCGCCGCCGCGCTCTTCAAGATCGCCAACGACATCCGCTTCCTCGGCTCCGGCCCGCGCTCGGGCCTTGGCGAACTGTCGCTGCCCGAAAACGAGCCCGGCTCGTCGATCATGCCCGGCAAGGTCAATCCGACCCAGTGCGAAGCGCTGACGCAGGTCTGCGTTCAGGTCTTCGGCAACCATGCGGCGCTGACGTTCGCCGGCAGCCAGGGCCATTTCGAACTCAACGTCTACAATCCGCTGATGGCCTACAACTTCCTGCAGTCGGTACAGCTTCTTGCTGACGCTGCCATTTCATTTACCGACAATTGCGTCGTCGGCATCGAAGCCCGCGAGGACAACATCAAAGCAGCCCTGGACCGCTCGCTGATGCTCGTGACGGCGCTGGCGCCGAAGATCGGCTACGACAATGCGGCGAAGATCGCGAAAACCGCGCACAAGAACGGCACGACGTTGCGTGAAGAAGCCGTCGGCGGCGGTTACGTGACGAATGAGGAATTCGACGCGGTCGTGCGTCCGGAAACAATGATAGGCCCTGCCTGA